In Porites lutea chromosome 7, jaPorLute2.1, whole genome shotgun sequence, a single window of DNA contains:
- the LOC140943655 gene encoding uncharacterized protein KIAA1958-like, whose amino-acid sequence MASSSSNSRFADITSVEEFIEGQENENTRKKTEQNVALLKEFLRLKDESRPVEEIPPHELSSFISEFIITVRKKENNEDYEPTSLRAMMASFERYLKKKNYGYSIMRDVEFEKARTALKSKQRDLKKKGKGDKPNASVPLTEDDIKLLYDKGLLGKSTPEALLNTVWFNNTVYFGLRGCKEHRDMCWGDVQLRQTTNGEEFLEYTERQTKTRTGENPRDVRQIKPKMFSVQGSERDPVTVYKFYAEKRPSEMNDNNAPFYLAVNNRKKQDSSKPWFKKSAVGVNKLNSLMKKMAEKAGLGPNVKNHSGRKTMIQTLTNNDIPATDIIQLSGHKNLQSVTNYSVVSEKQQVKMSRTLSELMSGNVHSLEKTNSSQVGECSTDPSASSAGRSAADHHQQAMSLFTGAVIHGGQFSISINSLNQSPKLAIQEVEVKSSPKRYKRLKVLDSDSD is encoded by the coding sequence ATGGCGTCTTCTTCGAGCAATTCAAGGTTTGCAGATATAACTTCAGTAGAGGAATTTATTGAaggacaagaaaacgaaaacaccaggaagaaaactgaacagaaTGTTGCTTTGCTTAAGGAGTTTTTGAGGCTAAAAGATGAGTCAAGGCCTGTAGAAGAAATTCCCCCACACGAACTGAGTTCATTCATCAGCGAATTTATCATaacagtaagaaagaaagaaaacaacgaagaTTACGAACCCACTTCCTTGCGTGCTATGATGGCCAGTTTTGAACGgtatttaaagaagaagaattacGGCTACAGCATTATGAGAGACGTCGAGTTTGAAAAAGCACGAACggcattaaaatcaaaacaaagagatctcaagaagaaaggcaaaggcgATAAACCAAACGCTTCAGTTCCCCTCACAGAAGACGACATAAAACTGCTGTATGACAAAGGATTGTTAGGAAAGTCAACTCCTGAGGCTCTACTGAATACAGTTTGGTTCAACAACACAGTCTATTTCGGTCTCCGTGGTTGTAAGGAACACAGAGACATGTGTTGGGGCGATGTGCAACTACGCCAAACTACAAATGGCGAGGAATTTTTAGAGTACACTGAGAGACAAACTAAGACTCGAACCGGCGAAAATCCCAGAGATGTCAggcaaataaaaccgaaaatGTTTTCGGTTCAGGGAAGTGAAAGAGATCCcgtcactgtttacaaattctACGCGGAGAAAAGACCGTCGGAAATGAACGACAACAACGCGCCATTTTATCTAGCAGTAAATAACCGTAAAAAACAAGATTCTTCTAAACCATGGTTTAAAAAGTCAGCCGTTGGCGTGAACAAGCTGAAttcgttaatgaaaaaaatggcagaaaaagcCGGGCTGGGGCCCAATGTAAAGAACCATAGCGGTCGCAAAACAATGATCCAAACTTTAACAAACAACGACATCCCAGCGACAGATATTATTCAACTGTCGGGacataaaaatcttcaaagtgtgacaaattattctgtagtttctgaaaaacagcAAGTAAAAATGTCTCGTACTTTAAGTGAACTGATGTCCGGGAATGTGCATAGCTTAGAGAAAACTAATTCATCTCAAGTTGGAGAATGCTCCACTGATCCTTCAGCTAGCTCGGCGGGTCGCTCGGCGGCAGATCATCACCAACAAGCGATGTCGCTTTTCACGGGCGCTGTTATTCATGGAGGTCAATTCAGCATTTCTATTAACAGCCTCAATCAATCCCCGAAGTTGGCAATCCAAGAAGTTGAGGTAAAGTCTTCTCCAAAGAGGTACAAAAGGCTAAAAGTACTGGACTCTGACTCTGATTAG
- the LOC140944408 gene encoding uncharacterized protein: MVQILPGYPRQSDDSPGVILLAFYLSLPQGISKSSVVPQTVLSKIVMDHKENIQTSIGGEIVSADPLPSDTEQLNDGEIDKENDGQSKPLNVIIGASLGGGLLLIIITAALIGCKKAGSHKRHVESRGYLEHRDAANKGPMSTSSRGNDHIHAFEQAVEMENRSEDVGSSSPDQIQHKTNTSFNNPIYDEPASPLSPSLPGEPSGVALGEKKNDTKPSKSELSYNPVKRHKMLLASHQATRIMWNTSPDQSLDIPLITYPKDRSHKRIHLANPFCNAVRWI, encoded by the exons ATGGTTCAAATTCTTCCTGGTTATCCCAGACAGTCAGACGATTCTCCTGGTGTAATCTTACTGGCTTTCTACTTGAGTCTTCCACAAGGAATTTCTAAAAGCAGTGTTGTCCCTCAGACAGTATTGAGTAAGATCGTGATGGACCATAAAGAGAACATTCAAACATCTATTGGAGGTGAAATCGTAAGTGCCGATCCCTTACCATCCGACACAGAGCAACTGAACGACGGGGAAATCGACAAGGAAAACGACGGACAGTCGAAACCACTGAACGTTATTATCGGGGCGTCGTTGGGTGGTGGACTGCTCTTAATCATTATTACTGCCGCTCTGATCGGATGCAAAAAGGCTGGCAG TCATAAAAGACACGTGGAAAGCCGAGGATATTTAGAGCACCGCGATGCCGCAAATAAGGGGCCTATGAGTACTTCTTCCAGAGGAAACGATCACATTCATGCCTTTGAACAAGCCGTGGAAATGGAAAATAGAAGCGAGGATGTCGGTTCGTCTTCTCCAGACCAGATTCAGCATAAGACAAATACATCTTTTAATAACCCGATCTACGATGAACCAGCATCTCCTCTTTCTCCATCATTGCCTGGGGAACCGTCTGGGGTAGCACTtggggaaaagaaaaatgatacgaAACCAAGTAAATCAGAACTCAGTTATAATCCAGTCAAGAGACACAAAATGTTGCTGGCCAGTCATCAGGCGACACGTATAATGTGGAACACGAGCCCCGACCAAAGTCTGGACATTCCACTTATTACTTACCCAAAGGACAGATCCCACAAGAGAATACATCTTGCTAATCCTTTTTGCAATGCAGTTCGTTGGATTTGA